The following are encoded together in the Cicer arietinum cultivar CDC Frontier isolate Library 1 chromosome 2, Cicar.CDCFrontier_v2.0, whole genome shotgun sequence genome:
- the LOC101507870 gene encoding uncharacterized protein — protein sequence MGDRNNKTQEKPILQDLESLYLGIPDESVNLTFQDLANVNTTTINTNQHVSEGANNIPIRANSSNSPSLGKIPSLDFSKGLQASIQHNNHQHDIGRGDSSWGHFGHRVEASRGHVHVHDPQFDQASGGVKSPRPRNGSDDHSAYSMSYNDMSGQSGRGGGGGRRRPGIPHSKICTICSTYVYVFRTRCLVCGRVYCCRCVKIGMGEMVEGRKCIECLGLKFSQRYIERAGKVGCCNWRYPITLKQVELICAEKGPRRSRRSSYGQSGVATTTSRSPRITPTSTHAIGGSNEHSFVLSSSFSPFSPHHNNLPF from the exons ATGGGTGATCGCAATAACAAGACTCAAGAAAAGCCAATTTTGCAAGATCTTGAAAGTTTGTACCTAGGAATCCCAGATGAATCCGTTAACCTCACTTTTCAAGACCTTGCTAATGTGAATACAACCACAATAAACACTAATCAACATGTTTCCGAAGGTGCTAACAATATTCCAATAAGGGCAAATTCGTCAAATTCTCCTTCACTAGGCAAAATACCTAGTCTTGATTTCAGCAAAGGCTTGCAAGCTTCTATTCAACATAATAACCACCAACATGACATTGGCCGCGGTGACTCGTCGTGGGGTCATTTTGGCCACCGAGTTGAGGCGAGTCGAGGGCATGTACATGTTCATGATCCTCAATTTGATCAGGCAAGTGGGGGTGTAAAAAGTCCTCGACCAAGGAATGGTAGTGATGATCATTCGGCTTATAGCATGAGCTATAATGATATGAGTGGGCAATCTGGaagaggtggtggtggtggacGACGGCGGCCTGGAATTCCTCACTCTAAGATTTGTACAATTTGTAGTACATATGTTTATGTCTTCCGCACTAGATGTTTG GTATGCGGCAGAGTCTATTGCTGCAGATGTGTGAAAATAGGAATGGGAGAGATGGTTGAAGGAAGAAAGTGTATAGAATGCCTTGGATTGAAATTCAGCCAAAG GTACATAGAAAGAGCAGGGAAGGTAGGGTGTTGCAATTGGAGGTACCCAATTACATTGAAGCAAGTTGAGCTCATATGTGCTGAGAAAGGACCAAGAAGGAGTAGAAGATCATCATATGGTCAAAGTGGAGTAGCAACCACAACATCAAGAAGCCCTAGAATTACTCCAACAAGTACTCATGCTATTGGTGGTAGCAATGAACACTCTTTTGTTTTGTCCTCATCATTTTCTCCTTTCTCTCCTCATCACAATAACCTCCCTTTTTAA
- the LOC101492390 gene encoding B3 domain-containing transcription repressor VAL1-like, which translates to MGIEICMNSLCKDGSASEWKKGWLLISGGFARLCNKCGLAYENSAFCDKFHRHEAGWRECSNCNKPIHCGCIVSRSLFEYLDFGGIGCVTCVKASQLCPDTENPNRSVQSTKNNASGWYAEHIDGRLPMERAGKGNLMQLCRIVEAGESSSWPQAQRNGKVSCIGSSSQEVKCRFSEEDTGFLNVMKHSSHSSKFTLTENDRPTWESKSIHEPLSLNISLGSSSRNFVPSATEIVEGRLEGKASSPFQQGKKSHPMLPKQTKTGVTMNLETNKGMTSHERIARPPPDGKGKNQLLSRYWPRITDQELEQLSGDLKSTVVPLFEKVLSPSDAGRIGRLVLPKACAEAFLPHISQSEGVPLEFLDSKGDEWTFQFRFWPNNNSRMYVLEGVTPCIQSLQLNAGDTVIFSRIDPGEKFVLGFRKASNSIDTQDASTSAHSNGISTKNTNFSGATKNLLSVCSYRDLLQSRKGNGEPYLNGHLEHLRLGTGTSDWLQTARCEEGTNKDPLQPPGSVSEKKRTHNIGPKTKRLLIPSEDAKELRLTWEEAQDLLCPPPSVKPNIVTIEDQVFEEYDEPPVFGKITITNAGPSGSSDSASEQLENLLRTRKDSKKRKIVEKGKTIQEHKPSGLEALANAAVLGDNLADPDESSSAEVTTKHPRHRPGCTCIVCIQPASGQGRHPPTCTCLACETVKRRFKTLMMRRKKQQSEPEAVDDQIDHMEEADTNGDASREDASHSPDEVSVNGGQLEASEPSGAGQIDLNCHPNHEDMEMDTYNRTEHES; encoded by the exons ATGGGGATTGAAATTTGCATGAATAGTTTGTGTAAAGATGGTTCTGCTAGTGAATGGAAGAAAGGGTGGCTTTTGATTTCTGGTGGATTTGCTAGACTCTGCAACAAATGCGG ACTTGCCTATGAGAATTCAGCTTTCTGTGATAAATTCCACCGTCACGAAGCCGGTTGGAGGGAATGCAGCAATTGCAACAAg CCTATCCATTGTGGATGTATAGTATCAAGGTCTTTGTTTGAGTACCTTGATTTTGGTGGTATAGGTTGTGTTACATGTGTTAAGGCCTCCCAGCTTTGTCCG GATACTGAAAATCCTAATAGGTCTGTTCAATCAACCAAAAATAATGCAAGTGGTTGGTATGCTGAACATATTGATGGTAGACTACCGATGGAACGTGCTGGCAAAGGAAACCTTATGCAATTGTGTAGAATTGTTGAAGCTGGTGAATCAAGCtcttggccacaagctcaaagaaATGGCAAGGTTTCATGTATTGGTTCCAGCAGCCAAGAAGTTAAGTGTCGATTCAGCGAAGAGGATACAGGATTTTTAAATGTGATGAAACATTCTAGTCATTCTTCGAAATTTACTTTGACAGAAAATGATAGACCGACATGGGAGTCTAAAAGTATACATGAACCACTTTCCCTGAATATTTCTCTGGGATCCTCGTCGAGAAATTTTGTGCCTTCTGCCACGGAGATTGTAGAAGGTAGACTTGAGGGTAAAGCATCTTCTCCCTTTCAACAAGGGAAAAAATCTCACCCTATGTTGCCCAAACAAACGAAGACTGGAGTTACCATGAATCTTGAAACAAATAAAGGCATGACTTCTCATGAACGAATTGCGCGGCCACCTCCTGATGGGAAAGGAAAAAACCAGTTACTTTCTCGATACTGGCCGAGGATCACTGATCAAGAGCTGGAGCAATTGTCCGGGGA TTTGAAGTCTACTGTAGTGCCCTTATTTGAGAAGGTGTTAAGTCCAAGTGATGCTGGTCGAATTGGTCGTCTTGTCCTCCCAAAAGCCTGTGCTGAG GCTTTTCTCCCTCATATTTCGCAATCAGAAGGTGTTCCTCTAGAGTTCCTAGATTCGAAGGGGGACGAGTGGACTTTTCAGTTCAGATTTTGGCCTAATAACAACAGTAGGATGTATGTATTGGAGGGTGTGACCCCTTGCATACAGTCCTTGCAATTAAATGCTGGTGATACTG TGATATTTAGTCGGATAGATCCTGGGGAAAAATTTGTATTGGGTTTTAGAAAGGCATCAAATTCAATTGATACACAG GATGCCTCTACATCTGCTCATTCCAATGGCATTTCAACAAAGAATACAAATTTTTCTGGTGCAACTAAGAATCTGCTCTCAGTATGTAGTTATCGTGATCTTCTTCAATCAAGGAAAGGTAACGGGGAACCTTACTTAAATGGACATTTAGAACATCTGCGTTTGGGTACTGGAACTTCTGATTGGCTTCAAACCGCACGTTGTGAAGAGGGGACAAACAAGGATCCATTGCAGCCACCGGGTTCAGTTTCAGAAAAGAAGAGGACTCACAATATTGGGCCAAAAACTAAGAGGTTGCTCATTCCTAGTGAAGATGCTAAGGAGTTGAGACTTACATGGGAAGAAGCACAAGACTTGCTTTGTCCGCCGCCTAGTGTCAAGCCAAACATCGTAACAATCGAAGACCAAGTATTTGAAGAATATGAT GAGCCCCCAGTTTTTGGAAAGATAACTATAACAAATGCCGGTCCATCTGG GTCTTCGGATTCTGCATCAGAGCAGCTAGAAAATCTTCTGAGAACCAGAAAAG ATTCTAAAAAGCGAAAAATTGTAGAAAAGGGTAAAACAATTCAAGAACACAAGCCTTCAGGCCTTGAAGCTCTTGCCAATGCAGCAGTTTTAGGAGATAATCTTGCTGATCCGGACGAGTCATCCTCGGCTGAAGTCACCACCAAACATCCTAGGCATCGTCCGGGATGCACTTGTATCGTTTGCATTCAACCAGCAAGTGGACAAGGAAGACATCCACCAACTTGCACTTGCCTTGCTTGTGAGACTGTGAAGCGTCGGTTCAAGACTCTTATGATGCGTAGAAAAAAGCAACAATCAGAACCTGAAGCAGTTGATGATCAAATTGATCACATGGAGGAGGCTGATACCAATGGTGATGCGTCAAGAGAAGATGCAAGTCACTCGCCGGACGAGGTAAGTGTGAATGGAGGTCAGCTTGAGGCTTCTGAGCCAAGTGGCGCAGGACAAATAGATTTGAATTGTCATCCCAATCATGAAGATATGGAAATGGATACATATAACAGGACTGAGCATGAGTCATGA
- the CYP73 gene encoding trans-cinnamate 4-monooxygenase, with protein sequence MDLLLLEKTLLALFIAATIAITISKLRGKRFKLPPGPIPVPVFGNWLQVGDDLNHRNLTDLAKRFGDIFLLRMGQRNLVVVSSPELAKEVLHTQGVEFGSRTRNVVFDIFTGKGQDMVFTVYGEHWRKMRRIMTVPFFTNKVVQQYRFGWEFEAQSVVDDVKKNPEACSSGIVLRRRLQLMMYNIMYRIMFDRRFESEEDPLFVKLKALNGERSRLAQSFEYNYGDFIPILRPFLKGYLKLCKEVKDRRLQLFKDYFVDERKKLGSTKSTTNEGLKCAIDHILDAQQKGEINDDNVLYIVENINVAAIETTLWSIEWGIAELVNHQKIQNKVREEIDRVLGPGHQVTEPDLQKLPYLQAVIKETLRLRMAIPLLVPHMNLHDAKLSGFDIPAESKILVNAWWLANNPAQWKKPEEFRPERFLEEESHVEANGNDFRYLPFGVGRRSCPGIILALPILGITLGRLVQNFELLPPPGQSKIDTAEKGGQFSLHILKHSTIVCKPRSFN encoded by the exons ATGGATCTTCTCCTATTGGAAAAGACCCTTTTAGCCCTTTTCATCGCCGCCACTATCGCCAtcacaatttcaaaactccgTGGCAAAAGATTCAAACTTCCACCAGGTCCAATCCCAGTCCCCGTCTTCGGTAACTGGCTTCAAGTCGGCGATGATCTCAACCACCGTAATCTCACCGACTTAGCAAAACGGTTCGGCGATATCTTCCTCCTTCGTATGGGTCAAAGAAACCTCGTCGTAGTTTCATCACCTGAACTCGCAAAAGAGGTTCTCCACACTCAAGGTGTCGAATTCGGTTCCCGAACAAGGAACGTTGTTTTCGATATCTTCACCGGAAAAGGACAGGATATGGTTTTCACCGTTTACGGTGAACATTGGCGGAAAATGAGAAGAATCATGACGGTGCCGTTTTTCACAAACAAAGTTGTTCAACAGTACCGTTTTGGATGGGAATTTGAAGCTCAGAGTGTTGTCGACGATGTTAAGAAAAATCCAGAGGCGTGTTCGAGTGGAATTGTTCTTCGGAGAAGATTGCAACTTATGATGTATAATATTATGTATAGGATTATGTTTGATAGAAGATTTGAGAGTGAAGAGGATCCTTTGTTTGTGAAGCTTAAAGCTTTGAATGGTGAAAGAAGTCGTTTGGCTCAAAGCTTTGAGTATAATTATGGTGATTTTATTCCTATTTTGAGACCCTTTTTGAAAGGTTATTTGAAGCTTTGTAAAGAGGTTAAGGATCGTAGGTTGCAGCTCTTCAAAGACTATTTCGTTGATGAGAgaaa GAAACTTGGAAGCACCAAGAGCACCACCAATGAAGGACTGAAATGTGCTATTGATCACATTTTGGATGCTCAACAGAAGGGTGAGATCAATGATGACAATGTTCTTTACATTGTTGAGAACATCAATGTTGCTG CAATTGAAACAACATTATGGTCAATTGAATGGGGCATTGCTGAGCTAGTGAATCACCAAAAGATCCAAAACAAAGTAAGGGAAGAAATTGATAGAGTTCTTGGACCAGGACACCAAGTAACTGAACCAGATCTCCAAAAGCTACCTTACCTACAAGCCGTAATCAAAGAAACACTTCGTCTTCGAATGGCGATTCCACTCCTCGTCCCACACATGAACCTTCACGATGCAAAGCTCAGTGGTTTTGACATCCCGGCCGAGAGCAAGATATTGGTCAATGCGTGGTGGCTCGCAAACAACCCGGCCCAATGGAAAAAGCCCGAGGAATTTAGGCCCGAGAGGTTCTTAGAGGAAGAGTCTCATGTCGAGGCTAATGGAAATGACTTTAGGTACCTTCCGTTCGGCGTTGGTAGAAGGAGTTGTCCTGGAATTATTCTCGCTTTACCGATCCTCGGTATTACTTTGGGACGATTGGTTCAGAATTTCGAGCTTTTGCCTCCTCCGGGACAGTCTAAGATCGACACGGCTGAGAAAGGAGGACAATTTAGTTTGCATATACTCAAACATTCCACCATTGTTTGTAAGCCAagatcatttaattaa